A genomic window from Populus alba chromosome 19, ASM523922v2, whole genome shotgun sequence includes:
- the LOC118044207 gene encoding UDP-xylose transporter 3 translates to MSEGQKFQLGTVGALSLSVVSSVSIVICNKALISTLGFTFATTLTSWHLLVTFCSLHMALWMKLFEHKPFDARAVMGFGILNGISIGLLNLSLGFNSVGFYQMTKLAIIPCTVLLETLFFRKQFSRSIQLSLTILLMGVGIATVTDLQLNVLGSILSLLAVLTTCVAQIMTNTIQKKFRVSSTQLLYQSCPYQALTLFIVGPFLDGLLTNKNVFAFKYTPLVLFFIVLSCLISVSVNFSTFLVIGKTSPVTYQVLGHLKTCLVLAFGYGLLRDPFSWRNILGILIAVVGMVLYSYCCTLENQQKQNEAPAKLPEVKESETDPLISAENGAGILADGGVPKVVPLWNSNKDLDA, encoded by the exons ATGAGTGAGGGCCAGAAATTCCAGCTAGGGACCGTTGGGGCTTTGAGTTTATCAGTGGTTTCGTCGGTTTCTATTGTGATTTGCAATAAGGCTCTCATTAGCACTCTTGGCTTCACTTTTG CCACAACATTGACAAGCTGGCATCTTCTGGTCACGTTTTGCTCTCTTCACATGGCATTATGGATGAAATTGTTTGAACACAAGCCTTTTGATGCAAGAGCAGTAATGGGATTTGGCATCCTAAATGGGATATCCATTGGACTTTTGAATCTTAGCTTGGGTTTCAACTCAGTTGGTTTTTATCAG ATGACAAAATTGGCTATCATCCCATGTACTGTTCTTTTGGAGACGCTTTTCTTCCGTAAGCAATTCAG TCGGAGTATCCAGCTTTCACTGACCATTCTTCTTATGGGTGTTGGAATTGCAACTGTGACTGATCTTCAGCTCAATGTCCTGGGATCTATCTTGTCTCTGCTTGCAGTCCTTACAACCTGTGTTGCTCAGATT ATGACCAATACCATCCAGAAGAAGTTCAGAGTCTCTTCAACACAACTTCTGTACCAGTCTTGCCCCTATCAGGCATTAACCTTGTTCATTGTTGGCCCATTCCTGGATGGGCTTCTGACTAACAAAAAcgtttttgctttcaaatacACCCCTCTAGTGCTG TTCTTCATTGTTCTATCCTGCCTGATCTCTGTCTCTGTGAACTTCAGTACTTTTCTGGTGATTGGAAAGACATCTCCGGTCACCTATCAAGTCCTAGGACATCTGAAAACATGCCTAGTTTTGGCATTTGGCTATGGTCTCCTTCGTGATCCATTCAGCTGGCGCAACATTTTGGGAATCCTCATTGCAGTGGTTGGAATGGTACTGTATTCTTACTGTTGCACCCTTGAGAATCAGCAGAAGCAAAATGAAGCACCAGCAAAATTGCCTGAG GTCAAGGAAAGTGAAACTGATCCTTTAATCAGCGCAGAAAATGGAGCTGGGATCTTAGCTGATGGTGGCGTACCAAAAGTAGTCCCCTTGTGGAACTCAAACAAGGACTTGGATGCATAA